A DNA window from Helianthus annuus cultivar XRQ/B chromosome 15, HanXRQr2.0-SUNRISE, whole genome shotgun sequence contains the following coding sequences:
- the LOC110910539 gene encoding UBP1-associated protein 2A: MAKKRKSRTPQPSVEQPAPADEPINEPELEQTAIDDAIDENAQNPEQNTETYEQEAEDNQQDNEEEEEEEEEEVEEEEEEDEDEENDQETTGNEVIKTEEETENLDLDDEPVEKLLEPFSKEQLVLLLKEAVTKHPEFIESVQAIADADPAHRKIFAYGLGWDTTTEVLLSEYGKYGEIEDCKHVVDKVSGKSKGYAFILFKHRAGAQKALKEPQKKIGSRVSSCQLASAGPGPGNAQSSAANANAPVVSEYTQRKIFVSNVAADIDPNKLLEFFSKFGEIEDGPLGLDKQTGKPRGFALFVYKSVESAKKALEEPHKVFEGHTLHCQKAVDGPKPNKPFFQQPHQQHNQYGGGGGHHHPSKKSKYSNSGGGGGYGPGHGHLMAPAGPSVGYNPVVSPALTPVLGQALTALLSSQGGGLGNLLGLGGAPQGMPPAGYGAQPGMQGGYPNPQAGQGGNRPQQGGAPYMGHGR, from the coding sequence ATGGCGAAAAAGCGAAAGTCTCGTACTCCCCAACCTTCCGTCGAACAACCCGCACCTGCGGACGAACCCATCAACGAACCGGAGCTCGAACAAACCGCCATTGATGATGCAATCGACGAAAACGCTCAAAATCCGGAACAAAACACAGAAACCTACGAACAAGAAGCAGAAGATAATCAACAAGAcaacgaagaagaagaagaagaagaggaagaagaagtagaggaagaggaagaagaagacgAAGACGAAGAAAACGATCAGGAAACCACCGGAAACGAGGTAATTAAGACGGAAGAAGAAACAGAGAATTTAGATTTAGATGATGAACCAGTAGAGAAGCTTCTGGAACCGTTTTCAAAAGAACAGTTAGTTTTATTACTTAAAGAAGCTGTTACAAAACATCCTGAGTTTATTGAATCTGTTCAAGCAATTGCCGATGCAGATCCGGCTCACCGAAAGATATTCGCTTACGGTTTAGGGTGGGATACGACAACTGAGGTGTTATTAAGTGAGTATGGGAAGTATGGTGAGATTGAGGATTGTAAACATGTGGTTGATAAGGTGTCTGGTAAATCGAAAGGTTACGCGTTTATATTGTTTAAACATCGGGCCGGGGCGCAGAAGGCGTTGAAGGAGCCGCAGAAGAAGATAGGGAGTAGAGTGAGTTCGTGTCAGTTGGCTTCGGCTGGGCCGGGTCCAGGGAATGCGCAATCGAGTGCTGCCAATGCGAATGCACCGGTGGTGTCGGAGTATACGCAGAGGAAGATATTTGTGAGTAATGTGGCAGCGGATATTGATCCGAATAAACTTTTGGAGTTCTTTTCGAAGTTTGGGGAGATTGAGGATGGGCCATTGGGGTTGGATAAGCAGACGGGGAAGCCTAGAGGGTTTGCGCTGTTTGTGTATAAGAGTGTGGAGAGTGCGAAAAAGGCGCTGGAAGAGCCACATAAGGTGTTTGAAGGGCACACTTTGCATTGCCAGAAGGCCGTTGATGGTCCGAAACCGAATAAGCCGTTTTTTCAGCAGCCGCATCAGCAGCATAACCagtatggtggtggtggcgggcATCATCATCCTTCAAAGAAAAGCAAGTATTCGAATTCAGGAGGTGGTGGAGGATACGGGCCTGGTCATGGTCATTTAATGGCGCCTGCTGGACCGTCAGTGGGTTACAACCCTGTGGTTTCGCCTGCCTTGACTCCTGTTTTGGGTCAGGCATTGACTGCACTTCTTTCCAGTCAGGGAGGTGGTCTGGGAAATCTTTTGGGTCTTGGTGGAGCTCCACAGGGGATGCCGCCTGCAGGGTATGGTGCTCAACCTGGGATGCAGGGTGGTTACCCGAATCCGCAGGCCGGTCAAGGAGGTAATAGGCCGCAGCAAGGTGGTGCGCCTTACATGGGTCATGGTCGCTAG